Proteins found in one Labrenzia sp. VG12 genomic segment:
- a CDS encoding class I SAM-dependent methyltransferase: MIADNMTQAFQWTYNENDQEFSLHGSLRPQRADELHNCIAALEQSVASVSGLFYVNVRRLVRMNNVAFHAIGCKILDLVRTRPDLKVHVTTSSVVGWATRKFAVLETMSDKVTVSEYDSEFYPGQTFLEEGGFIPILRTQTKLTWRHERTILARHGLEPGMQVADICCGIGDFAVLMQKEYKPDRIVALDHSRSSLDYARKVAADFGVRGIDYVFGDASDMLLESDQFDFVTCRHSLQVFDRPELILKELMRICKPGGRIYITNEKNSHCLGEPRSESIQKTYTEVARLWAHFNMDIELGPKSRRYLIEAGLEDIQMESFMVTNLDGNPQDFADIVQSWEDVYAGKMAVDRGDSEDQIREFRQGFQDHIFAALHPKGYAGWPIWVASGRKPK; this comes from the coding sequence ATGATAGCGGACAACATGACCCAGGCGTTTCAGTGGACCTACAACGAGAACGATCAGGAGTTCTCGTTGCATGGCAGCCTGAGGCCGCAGCGCGCCGATGAATTGCACAACTGTATCGCGGCCCTTGAACAATCCGTCGCCAGCGTCAGTGGCCTGTTCTATGTCAACGTGCGCCGTCTCGTGCGCATGAACAACGTTGCTTTCCACGCGATCGGCTGCAAGATCCTCGACCTCGTGCGAACCCGGCCCGATCTGAAGGTCCATGTGACGACGTCGAGCGTTGTCGGCTGGGCCACCCGGAAATTCGCCGTTCTGGAGACGATGTCGGACAAGGTCACGGTCAGTGAATACGACAGTGAATTCTATCCCGGACAGACATTCCTGGAGGAAGGCGGGTTCATTCCGATCCTCAGGACGCAGACAAAACTGACCTGGCGCCATGAGCGCACGATCCTGGCGCGGCACGGCCTGGAGCCAGGCATGCAGGTTGCGGATATCTGCTGCGGTATCGGCGATTTCGCGGTTCTGATGCAAAAGGAATACAAGCCCGACCGCATTGTCGCCCTTGATCACAGCCGGTCCAGCCTGGATTACGCGCGCAAGGTGGCGGCCGATTTCGGTGTGCGCGGCATCGACTATGTGTTCGGCGACGCTTCAGACATGCTCCTGGAAAGCGATCAGTTCGATTTTGTCACCTGCCGCCATTCGCTGCAGGTATTCGACCGGCCGGAGCTGATCCTGAAGGAGCTTATGCGGATCTGTAAGCCGGGCGGCCGGATCTACATCACCAACGAGAAGAACTCGCATTGCCTGGGCGAGCCGAGGTCTGAGTCGATCCAGAAGACCTACACGGAAGTGGCCCGGCTCTGGGCGCATTTCAACATGGACATCGAACTGGGGCCGAAAAGCCGCCGATATCTCATCGAGGCCGGCCTGGAAGACATCCAGATGGAATCCTTCATGGTGACCAACCTGGACGGCAATCCCCAGGATTTCGCGGACATCGTCCAATCCTGGGAAGATGTCTATGCAGGAAAAATGGCGGTGGATCGCGGCGACAGCGAAGACCAGATCCGTGAGTTCCGCCAGGGCTTTCAGGACCACATTTTCGCAGCGCTGCATCCCAAGGGATATGCGGGCTGGCCGATTTGGGTCGCCTCGGGACGGAAACCGAAATGA
- a CDS encoding STAS domain-containing protein: MTAEAADITIDHETDGTITIVRPVGKLDTMSAKSFEAYLKDLVGQKAGTLLVDMEKVDYVTSFGLRSLLIIAKLLAPSGDKLVLFQVNPSVLDVLKISGFLKILTVQDTLDAAKEFAGQAG, encoded by the coding sequence ATGACCGCAGAAGCTGCAGACATCACGATCGACCACGAAACCGACGGCACCATTACAATCGTGCGACCGGTGGGAAAACTCGACACGATGAGCGCAAAGTCCTTTGAAGCCTACCTGAAGGACCTCGTTGGTCAGAAGGCCGGCACGCTCCTGGTCGATATGGAAAAAGTCGACTACGTCACCAGCTTCGGACTGAGGTCCCTGCTCATCATCGCCAAGCTGCTGGCGCCTTCCGGGGACAAGCTGGTTCTGTTTCAGGTGAACCCGTCCGTGCTGGATGTGCTGAAGATCTCCGGTTTCCTGAAAATCCTGACCGTGCAGGACACGCTTGATGCGGCAAAGGAATTCGCAGGACAAGCGGGCTGA
- a CDS encoding ubiquinone biosynthesis methyltransferase UbiE — MQAAAEGLSPNSDLPQMIHLDLDIKDFCSDWTHCDLMSGYVARMVSHNRLDSLLFSNLYSSALNELLEAVYRTHGESGKLECAVQRKGRLDRIVLTFPADDATFGIYRDAIDKAGGENAEALYLEALFADGEPDASLGLLELCVDYGARLAVERCEDGRMRLVADLALEEEKE, encoded by the coding sequence ATGCAGGCAGCTGCTGAAGGTTTGTCACCCAATTCCGATTTGCCTCAGATGATTCACCTGGACCTGGATATCAAGGACTTCTGCTCCGACTGGACGCATTGCGATCTCATGTCCGGGTACGTTGCCCGCATGGTGAGCCATAACCGGCTGGATTCGCTGCTGTTTTCCAACCTTTATTCCTCGGCTCTGAACGAGCTTCTGGAGGCCGTCTACCGGACACACGGTGAAAGCGGCAAGCTGGAATGCGCGGTTCAGCGCAAGGGCCGTCTCGACCGGATCGTGCTGACGTTTCCGGCGGATGATGCCACCTTTGGCATTTACCGCGACGCAATTGACAAGGCGGGTGGCGAAAACGCGGAAGCCCTCTATCTGGAAGCCTTGTTTGCCGATGGAGAACCGGATGCAAGCCTGGGCCTTCTGGAACTGTGCGTTGATTATGGGGCACGGTTGGCTGTCGAGAGATGCGAAGACGGACGGATGCGTCTGGTTGCGGATCTTGCGCTTGAGGAAGAAAAAGAATGA
- the tssA gene encoding type VI secretion system protein TssA: MADEDPLATLDDPRAEVGKAALENPDAQEEFRDSPEFEELEAEFRKLETGGPNAVNWKQLNDETVKVLQTTSKDLVLATRLAFGLFVEEGYAGLATGLVILRDLTETHWETMVPPLRRERGRAGAYDWLAEKLAPMVEAKNPEGSYNGEIYIAHDALLELDNALEQKMTKSQVALGPLVRALRPYARDAKAALEEARKAAEAAAAAPAEAEAPAAETAATEASPAAAPAEPATPAPAPQAAAPAPKPAAATAAPVAEIAVDTTNTTAAMQAVLNAASKAATAIRQQAPTDARGYYAARFALWGRVQELPPSNDGKTALPPPQKAKVTELAALKGAGNNEGLIKSAESAFVASPFWLDAQFHLASAMEAAGESYDAARRLVIGELSSFTKRFPNVSDLSFSDGTPFASVETKDWISAEVSSGGSGGGGGGSSELDRAFSEAVQLALAGKTMAGLASLKTFLSARGSGRDWFQTQLKIGEFCLQFELIQPLFALLSSLRTIAAERDLAHWDPELAVALARLSWQSLGHKNAKQFLPDADALQVRASVMETLSLLDVGAAAELTGRK; the protein is encoded by the coding sequence ATGGCCGACGAAGACCCATTGGCAACGCTCGACGACCCCAGAGCCGAGGTCGGCAAGGCCGCGCTGGAAAACCCTGACGCTCAGGAAGAGTTTCGCGATTCCCCTGAGTTTGAGGAACTGGAAGCCGAGTTCCGCAAACTGGAAACCGGCGGTCCGAACGCGGTCAACTGGAAACAGCTCAACGACGAGACGGTCAAGGTTCTGCAGACAACCTCCAAGGACCTCGTGCTGGCGACGCGCCTTGCATTCGGCCTGTTTGTCGAGGAAGGCTACGCTGGACTGGCGACCGGGCTGGTGATCTTGCGGGACCTGACCGAAACCCACTGGGAGACCATGGTTCCACCCTTGCGCCGCGAACGCGGCCGCGCAGGGGCCTATGACTGGCTTGCGGAAAAACTTGCCCCGATGGTCGAGGCGAAAAATCCAGAAGGCAGCTATAACGGCGAGATCTACATTGCCCACGACGCGCTTCTTGAGCTGGACAACGCTCTTGAACAGAAGATGACAAAGTCGCAGGTGGCCCTGGGCCCGCTGGTCAGGGCGCTGCGCCCCTATGCCAGGGATGCCAAGGCCGCCCTGGAAGAAGCCAGGAAAGCTGCCGAGGCTGCAGCTGCTGCCCCTGCCGAGGCAGAAGCGCCGGCCGCCGAGACCGCAGCGACCGAAGCTTCACCGGCCGCAGCCCCTGCCGAGCCGGCCACACCGGCCCCTGCACCACAAGCCGCCGCACCAGCTCCCAAGCCTGCGGCCGCTACCGCGGCACCGGTCGCGGAAATCGCGGTCGATACGACCAACACGACAGCCGCCATGCAGGCGGTCCTGAATGCAGCTTCCAAGGCGGCCACGGCCATCCGCCAGCAAGCCCCGACAGATGCACGGGGTTACTATGCCGCCCGGTTTGCCCTTTGGGGCCGGGTCCAGGAGCTGCCGCCGAGCAATGACGGCAAGACCGCACTGCCTCCCCCCCAGAAGGCCAAGGTCACGGAACTGGCCGCGCTCAAGGGGGCGGGCAACAATGAAGGCCTGATCAAGTCTGCCGAATCAGCCTTTGTGGCTTCGCCCTTCTGGCTGGATGCGCAATTTCATCTTGCTTCGGCCATGGAAGCTGCCGGAGAGAGCTATGATGCTGCCCGACGGCTCGTGATCGGCGAGTTGTCCTCCTTCACAAAACGGTTTCCGAATGTTTCTGACCTGTCTTTCAGCGACGGCACCCCTTTTGCCAGTGTCGAGACAAAAGACTGGATCAGCGCCGAGGTGAGCTCCGGCGGCTCCGGAGGCGGCGGCGGTGGCAGTTCGGAACTGGACCGGGCCTTTTCAGAGGCCGTGCAGCTGGCCCTAGCAGGCAAGACCATGGCCGGCCTCGCTTCTCTGAAAACCTTCCTTTCAGCGCGCGGGTCAGGGCGCGACTGGTTCCAGACACAGCTCAAAATCGGCGAGTTTTGCTTGCAATTTGAATTGATTCAGCCGCTTTTTGCACTGCTCAGTTCGCTGCGGACTATCGCAGCGGAACGTGATCTGGCACACTGGGACCCGGAGCTTGCGGTCGCGCTTGCGCGGCTCTCGTGGCAGAGCCTAGGGCATAAAAATGCGAAACAGTTCCTGCCGGACGCTGACGCTTTGCAGGTAAGGGCCAGCGTGATGGAGACGCTTTCGCTGCTGGACGTCGGTGCTGCAGCAGAGCTAACGGGTCGAAAGTAG
- a CDS encoding ATP-binding protein, which produces MRQRNSQDKRAELSLALSADTRPTRHLNVAHVETATVRNDLADLPAVYATLEAFAAAADLPDSVRRTLLLIVEELFSNTVSYGYPDGSEDEIGVSVRLGPGHVELMLVDRAIPFDSGALSEDPNVEGTVEERDIGGLGLFLVHQLAEKVSHERDGDTNRTVILIALDRDGEAD; this is translated from the coding sequence ATGCGGCAAAGGAATTCGCAGGACAAGCGGGCTGAGCTGTCCCTTGCCCTGTCCGCCGACACTCGACCCACGAGGCATCTGAACGTGGCCCATGTCGAAACAGCAACGGTTCGGAACGATCTGGCGGATCTTCCAGCGGTCTATGCGACGCTGGAAGCGTTCGCTGCTGCGGCCGACCTGCCGGATTCCGTGCGCCGGACGCTCTTGCTGATTGTCGAGGAACTCTTCAGCAACACTGTGTCCTACGGATATCCGGACGGTAGCGAGGACGAGATCGGGGTTTCGGTCAGGCTCGGTCCGGGCCATGTCGAGCTGATGCTGGTCGACAGGGCGATTCCCTTTGACAGCGGAGCGTTGTCGGAAGACCCGAACGTCGAGGGAACGGTGGAGGAAAGGGATATCGGCGGTCTGGGCCTGTTCCTGGTACACCAGCTGGCCGAGAAGGTCAGTCATGAGCGCGACGGCGACACCAATCGCACGGTCATCCTGATCGCGCTTGACCGTGATGGCGAAGCGGATTGA
- a CDS encoding PP2C family protein-serine/threonine phosphatase, translating into MTNNNTIDVAAATQNPDQDLATVRKELEDLRAEHEDLKLLYEATIEHGEAVEDQLAEYNILLQRTQERLESELRDAGNYVHSILPRKRPADPQADWLLVPSTELGGDSFGYHDLDDDHFVIYLIDVCGHGVGAALLSVAIINVLRANALAGADFRNPSDVLAKLNNAFPMERQNNMFFTIWYGVFERSTGILSYASGGHPAAIHLRPAGDRLDVTSLGTPDGMVIGAMEEVPFDGGTYKMQPGDKLLVISDGTYEIEDETGATLTWAQLADKARACEAPIPQAVYDWLAGFQKDAPLPDDFSMMEFTF; encoded by the coding sequence ATGACCAATAACAACACAATAGACGTGGCAGCAGCCACGCAAAATCCCGACCAGGACCTTGCCACTGTGCGCAAGGAACTTGAGGACCTGCGCGCCGAACACGAGGATCTCAAGCTTCTCTACGAGGCCACGATCGAACACGGCGAAGCTGTGGAAGACCAGCTGGCGGAGTATAATATCCTGCTGCAGCGGACCCAGGAGCGGCTTGAATCAGAGCTGCGCGACGCCGGCAATTATGTGCATTCCATACTGCCCCGCAAGCGTCCGGCCGACCCGCAGGCCGACTGGCTTCTGGTGCCGTCGACCGAACTGGGCGGCGATTCCTTCGGCTACCACGACCTGGATGACGATCATTTCGTGATCTACCTGATCGATGTCTGCGGACACGGGGTCGGCGCTGCACTCCTGTCGGTTGCCATCATCAACGTGTTGCGCGCCAATGCCCTGGCCGGTGCGGATTTCCGCAATCCGTCGGATGTTCTGGCCAAGCTCAACAATGCCTTCCCGATGGAACGGCAGAACAACATGTTCTTCACGATCTGGTACGGCGTTTTCGAACGCTCCACCGGCATTCTGTCCTATGCCTCCGGCGGGCATCCCGCGGCCATTCACCTGCGCCCCGCGGGAGACCGTCTCGACGTGACCAGCCTTGGAACACCCGACGGCATGGTGATTGGCGCCATGGAGGAGGTGCCCTTCGACGGCGGCACGTACAAGATGCAACCCGGTGACAAGCTCCTCGTCATCAGTGACGGCACCTACGAAATCGAGGATGAGACCGGCGCCACCCTGACCTGGGCACAGCTTGCCGACAAGGCGCGCGCCTGCGAGGCCCCCATACCGCAGGCGGTCTATGACTGGCTTGCGGGTTTCCAGAAAGACGCACCGCTGCCCGACGACTTTTCAATGATGGAATTCACGTTCTAG